The Streptococcus iniae genome contains the following window.
AGAAGAAACTCAAAAAGCCTCTTTTAGTATTATTTGTTACCTTCTGTCCTTTTGCCTGAGAGATTGAGCAGTAAAGCCTTGCCCCTTCGGCGCCTATTAAGGTCTCTCCAGAAGTCCGTCCACCAACAGTCCCGTTCAACAAGTGAACACCTGAGAGTATAACTCCTTCGGCGAAAAAAATTCTTCTCCTGTATGGTTTCATTCGGTTATATTAAATTGTTTCCATCATAACCTAAAAGACCAATGACGTCAATAGATTTTAAAAAATAATCTGTTTTAGACTTAAATTTAGAAGTATTGCTATAGGCATGAACTGGTCAAAAACTTTGAGGAAAGTTGTTTTCAACAAGAAATGTTTCTGCCTTTTTTTAGGAAAAATGATATAATTTTAAGGTTGAAAGAAATAGTAGTGACTAAAGATGAGGAGAAAGAATGAATCCTTTACTAAATGGAATGAATGATAAACAAGCCGAGGCGGTCCAAACAACAGAAGGGCCACTTTTAATTATGGCTGGAGCAGGTTCAGGTAAAACAAGAGTGTTAACGCATCGTATTGCATACTTGATTGATGAGAAATGTGTCAATCCATGGAATATTCTAGCAATCACCTTTACCAACAAAGCTGCGCGTGAAATGAAAGAAAGAGCATTAGCTCTAAATCCGGCAACATCAGATACCTTGATTGCAACTTTTCACTCCATGTGTGTTCGTATTTTAAGACGTGAAGCTGATCATATTGGTTACAATCGTAACTTTACTATTGTAGATCCTGGTGAACAACGTACTTTAATGAAACGAATTCTTAAACAACTCAATTTAGACCCTAAAAAATGGAATGAACGGGCGATTTTAGGAACCATTTCGAATGCCAAAAATGATCTTTTAGACGAAAAAGCTTATGACATGCAAGCTGCTGACATGTATACTCAAATGGTTGCCAAGTGTTATAAGTTATATCAAGAAGAGTTACGTCGCAGTGAAGCTTTTGATTTTGATGATTTAATCATGATGACCCTTCGCCTTTTTGATCAGAATCCTGATGTCTTAAGTTATTATCAGCAACGTTATCAATATATCCATGTGGATGAGTATCAAGATACAAACCATGCTCAGTATCAATTGGTTAAATTATTAGCATCACGTTTTCGAAATATTTGTGTGGTTGGTGATGCTGATCAATCCATTTATGGTTGGCGGGGTGCCGACATGCAAAATATCTTAGATTTTGAAAAGGATTATTCAGATGCGAAGGTGGTTTTGTTAGAAGAAAATTACCGCTCAACCAAAACCATCTTGAAAGCAGCAAATGATGTGATTAAACATAATCAAAATCGTCGTGATAAGAAGTTATGGACACAAAATCAAGATGGTGAGCAAATCGTTTATCACAGAACTAATGATGAAAGAGAAGAAGCTGTCTTTGTTGCTTCTACTGTTTCAAATATGTGCCAAGAAATGGGTAAAAACTTCAAGGATTTTGCGGTGCTTTACCGGACAAATGCTCAATCCCGTACAATTGAGGAAGCCTTATTGAAATCTAACATCCCATATACCATGGTTGGCGGGACTAAATTCTATAGTAGAAAAGAGATTAGAGACCTTATTTCTTACCTAAATATTATTGCCAATCCTTCTGACAACATCTCATTTGAACGTATCGTTAATGAACCTAAACGTGGTGTAGGACCAGGGACGCTTGAAAAGCTCCGTCTTTTTGCTTATGAGCACCAGATGTCCTTGATGGATGCTTCATCAAATCTTTTCATGTCTCCTTTAAAAGGAAAAGCTGCGCAGGCCATCATGGATTTTTCAACACACTTACTTGATTTGAGAGAAAGATTGGATCAACTGAGCGTAACAGAATTAACAGAGAAAGTTTTAGAAGAAACAGGCTACATTGAAGCATTACGTCTTCAAAACACCTTAGAAAGTCAAGCACGTATTGAAAATATAGAAGAGTTCTTATCAGTGACGAAAAACTTTGATGATAATTCTGCTAAACAAGAACAAAACGAAACTGGTTTAGACAAATTAGGACGTTTCTTAAATGATTTGGCTTTAATTGCTGATACTGATGATGGTGATGTAGACAGTGCAGAAGTGACATTAATGACCCTTCATGCTGCAAAAGGCTTGGAATTTCCGGTTGTCTTTCTGATTGGCATGGAAGAAGGTGTCTTTCCTTTATCTCGATCCAGTGAGGATCCGTCAGAATTAGAAGAAGAAAGACGTCTTGCTTATGTAGGGATTACAAGAGCAGAAGAAGTTCTCTTTTTAACCAATGCAAGTACCAGAACACTCTTTGGTAAAACCAACTATAATCGGCCAAGTCGTTTCTTAACTGAAATTTCAGAAGAACTTTTAAGCCATCAAGACTTAGCAAGACCAAGTCACTCTTCTTTTGGAGTGACATTTAGTAAAGAGACCAAGCAACAATTTGGGCAGGGAATGAGTTTATCTCAAGCACTTCAATCCCGAAAAGCCAAAGTCCAAGCAGACAGGACTAGTCCTAATAGTTATGCCAAACAAGCAATGCCTTTTGTTTCCAATAATGCTAACAGCAAGAGTGAGGTGTGGGAGATTGGAGATTTTGCTTATCATAAAAAATGGGGCAAAGGAACGGTTTTAGAAGTTTCTGGTTCTGGTAAAACAATGGAGTTGAAAATAAAATTCCCTGAAGTTGGATTAAAAAAACTGTTAGCAAGTGTTGCACCTATTGAAAAAGTAGATTAATGATAACTGACTAGAATTCCTAAAATGGATTTCTAGTTTTTTTGTCTATCCTTTTAAAAAATAAAATTATCCGAGCATAATTCTTGCATTATATTTTAAGTGAAGTATAATAACAATATAAATAAAAAAACAAGTGGTCACTTTTATAAAACTTGTAAATACATGTTATAGCGCTAATTTACAATTTGTGTTTCATTTGGTTTTATAAATTGACACTATGTATTTTATTTAAGTTGTCTCTTTTAATAGAATTTTGAAAATCATTTTAAAAAGAGGCGTATTTTAATAAAAAAACGAGGTCTTAGAATCTCAAAGAGGAGAGAATATCATGGGAGTTATTTGGACATTAATCGTTGGTGGTTTAATTGGTCTTATTGCCGGATCCCTTACTAAAAAAGGCGGGTCAATGGGATGGATTGCAAATATATTTGCTGGTTTAGTTGGTGCTTATGTTGGTCAAGCTTTACTTGGAACATGGGGGCCATCTTTAGCTGATATGGCACTTATTCCATCTGTAATTGGTGCTGTAATTGTTGTCGTTGTTACTTCTTTTCTACTTAAGAAATTAAACTAATGAAATCAGACAGTAATATGATACACTAATTACTATTTTGGAAAGAGGTTTATATGGCAAAAAGTTTAAAGATTATTTATAGTCTCTTAGGTCTTATCTTACTCTCAATCTTTGCTGTGGTAATAGGGATAACAAGAAATTATGTCGACTTACCTGCTAGTTATGATTGGTTACAGTGGGATATTGATCGAACACCTGAATTGTTAAATCCAGGCTTGTATTATTATTTCTTCTGGACTGCTCTAGTGTTAGCAGTTGTGACGTTGATTTTTGTCTTAGTTGTTATCTTTTACCCGAGAACTTATACAGAAATTCAATTAAGTAAAAAGCAAGGAACTCTGTTACTTAAGAAATCTGCTATTGAAGGTTATATAAAAACAGCTGTTCATAATGCTGGCTTAATGACAAATCCAAATGTCTCAGCCACTCTATATAAGCGTAAGTTTAAAGTTGATGTTGTTGGGCGTTTAGACTCTCGCGTAGCTGTATCTGAACAAATTAATGGCATTCAAGAGGGTATTCAAAAGGGCTTGCAAGAATTTTTTGGCCTTGACCAACCAATTGCTTTTAAGGTCTATGTTAAAGATATTGCAGACACTCATCAGATAACCCATAAAAAAAATCGCGTAGAATAGGAGAGAATTATGGCCTTTTATGAAAAATATAAGTACCCAATTCTTGGTGGCTTATTAGGACTTGTATTAGCAATCTTACTAATGTCCTTTGGTTTCTTTAAAACACTTCTAGCAATAATCTTTATTGTCTTGGGTGTTTATGGTGGGCTTTACGCCAAGAAGACTGGAATCATTGATCAATTTATCAATAAATACAAATAAAGCAAATCGCTGTTATTGACACTTTTTGAGGTTAAGTCAAGTTTTTAGAGTAACAAACGTAGAATTTTAATCTATTTATTTTAAGCACTTACCTTTTCAAATTGATTAGGTGTAAGATACCCTAAACTTTGATGGATTCGTTTTGAATTATAAAAGGCTTCGATGTACCAGAAAATACTCTGATAGGCTTCTTCAAAGTTCTTATATTTAAATTGATACACCCACTCTCTTTTTAAATGTCCATGCCAAGATTCAAGACTGGCATTATGATAAGGGTATCCCCTTCGACTGAAAGAGTGAGTCATCCCATAATACTTAAGCAACTCTTCATACTCTAGACTCGTATACTGGCTTCCTTGGTCAGAATGAAGAATAACAGCTTCTGGATAGTCTTGTGATTTAATGGCCTTATTTAAAGTTCTTTGCACTAATTCTACAGTCATTCGCTTGCCCAAATCCCAAGCAATGACTTTTTTAGTATAACGATCCATAATGGTTGAGAGATAAGCCCATCCTTGTTGAGTAGGAATATAAGTAATGTCGGTTGACCAAACCTTATTTTTCTTTGTAGGTTCAGTCTGTATGAGATTTTTTCGATTGATGTGATCACTTAGTGAGTATCCAGGCTTAAATTTCTTAATGACTACAGACTTGAGTTGAAGTTGCTTCATTAGCTTCTGTACCAGTTTTAACCCGACTTTTTCCCCTTGTTTAAATAGAAGATGATGAATTTTAGGAGCACCATAGATTCCTCGGTTAGCATTGAAGAGTTGAGAAATTTTGAGTGACAGGTATTGTCTCCTTAATTGAGTTTTAGATGGATGTCGGTTAATCCGTTCATAATAACTTGATTCAGGAACATCAAGGAGTTGACAGCTTAGTCTGACATTGAGTGCTAAAGTTTGTATGGTTTGAGCCATATCCGCAGCACTCACTTCTTTTTCTCGGCGAATATGGTCAATACTTTTTTTAAGATGTCTCGTTCTTCCTTAACTTTAGCCAGTTGTCTTTTTAATTCTAGAAAATCAGCTTTAGAGACGGAGCTTTCATTAGATTTAGAGTAGAGGTCTATCCATTTATAAATTGTTGCAGGGGCCACGTCGTATTCTTTAGACAGCTGGGTGACGGATTGACCAGAATGATAGAAGGCGATAAGGGTTTCTTTAAATTCTTTTGAGTAGCGTTTTTTCATGTTTTTGTCCTTTGTCTAAATTATACAATAGTGACTCTAAGATTTAAGGATAACATCATTTAAACAAAGAACTTATTAAGGAGAAAAACAATGACTGAAACATTTATTAAAAACACACAAACAACTGCTTCATCAATTAATGGACAACTCACTTTTGAAGACAAAGTAATTGAAAAAATTGTTGGCTTAGCCATTGAAACTGTAGATGGTCTATTGGCTGTTAACGGTGGCTTCTTCTCAAACATTAAAGAAAAATTGGTTAACACAAATAGTGTTCGTGATGGCGTTAATGTTGAAGTTGGTAAAAAACAAGTAGCTGTTGACTTAGATATTATTGCTGAATACCAAAAACACGTGCCAACCATCTTTGAAGAAATTAAAACAATCATCGAAAAAGAAGTTAAACAAATGACAGATTTGGATGTTATTGAAGTTAATGTTAATGTCGTTGACATCAAAACAAGAACTCAACATGAAGCTGATAGCGTTAGCCTCCAAGATAAAGTAGCAGATGCTGCTCAGGCTACAAGTCAGTTTACTAGCAAACAAGTTAGTAATGTCAAATCAACCGTTGACAATGGTGTAGAAAACCTTCAAACTGAGCCTCGAGTAAAATAATTCAAGTCTAAACCCTCACTAGAAATACTAATATTGTAGAAAGTCAAGGTAAAACAAATGTCAGAAGAAAAATTCAATGCTAAAATCGATCAAGTTGGTGGTAAAGTTAAAGAAACCTTAGGTAAGGTTTCAGATGACAAAGAACTTGAAACAGAAGGTAAAGTCGAAAAAATGGCAGGAAAAGCTGAGGAAATGCTTGCTGATGCTAAAGATACTGTCAAAGGCTTTGTTAATGGTTTGAAGAAAGACGAGGAATAACAATGACTGAAAATAAGATTAAAAGTAAACTGACTTATGATGATAAAGTGATTGAAAAAATTGTTGGTCATGCTTTAGAAAATGTAGATGGGTTACTTGCTGTTAGTGGTGGTTTCTTTTCAAACCTCAAAAACAATGTGATTAATTCAGATTCTGTTACTGACGGTGTTAATGTTGAAGTGGGTTCAAAAGAAGTTGCTGTTGATTTGGATGTCATTGTTGAGTATGGTAAAGCTATTACTAAAATTGCTGAAAGCATCAAGGCTATTGTGTCACAAAATGTTGATGTTATGACACACCTTAAGGTTGTAGAAGTCAATATCAATGTTGTTGATATTAGAACAAAAGAAGAACAAAAAGCAGCAGAAGTTACTGTTCAAGACCGTGTTTCAGACGTAGCAAGTGCAACATC
Protein-coding sequences here:
- a CDS encoding DUF2273 domain-containing protein, whose amino-acid sequence is MAFYEKYKYPILGGLLGLVLAILLMSFGFFKTLLAIIFIVLGVYGGLYAKKTGIIDQFINKYK
- a CDS encoding CsbD family protein; translation: MSEEKFNAKIDQVGGKVKETLGKVSDDKELETEGKVEKMAGKAEEMLADAKDTVKGFVNGLKKDEE
- a CDS encoding GlsB/YeaQ/YmgE family stress response membrane protein, producing the protein MGVIWTLIVGGLIGLIAGSLTKKGGSMGWIANIFAGLVGAYVGQALLGTWGPSLADMALIPSVIGAVIVVVVTSFLLKKLN
- a CDS encoding Asp23/Gls24 family envelope stress response protein codes for the protein MTENKIKSKLTYDDKVIEKIVGHALENVDGLLAVSGGFFSNLKNNVINSDSVTDGVNVEVGSKEVAVDLDVIVEYGKAITKIAESIKAIVSQNVDVMTHLKVVEVNINVVDIRTKEEQKAAEVTVQDRVSDVASATSEFVGSQSEKIKESIATTVKTENEEK
- the amaP gene encoding alkaline shock response membrane anchor protein AmaP; the encoded protein is MAKSLKIIYSLLGLILLSIFAVVIGITRNYVDLPASYDWLQWDIDRTPELLNPGLYYYFFWTALVLAVVTLIFVLVVIFYPRTYTEIQLSKKQGTLLLKKSAIEGYIKTAVHNAGLMTNPNVSATLYKRKFKVDVVGRLDSRVAVSEQINGIQEGIQKGLQEFFGLDQPIAFKVYVKDIADTHQITHKKNRVE
- the pcrA gene encoding DNA helicase PcrA; its protein translation is MNPLLNGMNDKQAEAVQTTEGPLLIMAGAGSGKTRVLTHRIAYLIDEKCVNPWNILAITFTNKAAREMKERALALNPATSDTLIATFHSMCVRILRREADHIGYNRNFTIVDPGEQRTLMKRILKQLNLDPKKWNERAILGTISNAKNDLLDEKAYDMQAADMYTQMVAKCYKLYQEELRRSEAFDFDDLIMMTLRLFDQNPDVLSYYQQRYQYIHVDEYQDTNHAQYQLVKLLASRFRNICVVGDADQSIYGWRGADMQNILDFEKDYSDAKVVLLEENYRSTKTILKAANDVIKHNQNRRDKKLWTQNQDGEQIVYHRTNDEREEAVFVASTVSNMCQEMGKNFKDFAVLYRTNAQSRTIEEALLKSNIPYTMVGGTKFYSRKEIRDLISYLNIIANPSDNISFERIVNEPKRGVGPGTLEKLRLFAYEHQMSLMDASSNLFMSPLKGKAAQAIMDFSTHLLDLRERLDQLSVTELTEKVLEETGYIEALRLQNTLESQARIENIEEFLSVTKNFDDNSAKQEQNETGLDKLGRFLNDLALIADTDDGDVDSAEVTLMTLHAAKGLEFPVVFLIGMEEGVFPLSRSSEDPSELEEERRLAYVGITRAEEVLFLTNASTRTLFGKTNYNRPSRFLTEISEELLSHQDLARPSHSSFGVTFSKETKQQFGQGMSLSQALQSRKAKVQADRTSPNSYAKQAMPFVSNNANSKSEVWEIGDFAYHKKWGKGTVLEVSGSGKTMELKIKFPEVGLKKLLASVAPIEKVD
- a CDS encoding IS3-like element IS981 family transposase (programmed frameshift), with product MKKRYSKEFKETLIAFYHSGQSVTQLSKEYDVAPATIYKWIDLYSKSNESSVSKADFLELKRQLAKVKEERDNLKKSIDHIRREKEVSAADMAQTIQTLALNVRLSCQLLDVPESSYYERINRHPSKTQLRRQYLSLKISQLFNANRGIYGAPKIHHLLFKQGEKVGLKLVQKLMKQLQLKSVVIKKFKPGYSLSDHINRKNLIQTEPTKKNKVWSTDITYIPTQQGWAYLSTIMDRYTKKVIAWDLGKRMTVELVQRTLNKAIKSQDYPEAVILHSDQGSQYTSLEYEELLKYYGMTHSFSRRGYPYHNASLESWHGHLKREWVYQFKYKNFEEAYQSIFWYIEAFYNSKRIHQSLGYLTPNQFEKVSA
- a CDS encoding Asp23/Gls24 family envelope stress response protein, which translates into the protein MTETFIKNTQTTASSINGQLTFEDKVIEKIVGLAIETVDGLLAVNGGFFSNIKEKLVNTNSVRDGVNVEVGKKQVAVDLDIIAEYQKHVPTIFEEIKTIIEKEVKQMTDLDVIEVNVNVVDIKTRTQHEADSVSLQDKVADAAQATSQFTSKQVSNVKSTVDNGVENLQTEPRVK